GAAAAATCATAGAAAATCATGTTCACTGGTGGAGAAAAACCAATAAATTAGCATATATGCAATACATACCGCTTGAAACTTTGACTTGTACAGTGAGTTTTGTTGGTTGTGACAAGTTTCTTTTCTACGTTTAAACTTTGCTTTGTGTATCGTCCTCACTTAGGCTGCGGTAAAACATCTTTGCTGGACATAATAACGTGTCGGGATGAAGGCGGGTCAATGACATCTGGCCAGGTTCTGATCAACGGGAAGCCCAACACACCCCAGCTGGTGAAGAAGAACATCGCTCATGTTCGCCAAGACGACCGCCTCCTTCCTCACCTCACCGTCCGCGAGACTCTCGTCTTTGTAGCCAAACTGAGGCTCCCCACCCACTTCACGCAGGCTCAGCGGGATCAGAGGGTAAGATCAAGCTCAATACATAAACAGGACTCAAACTATTTCCAAACAGGCTCAGTATGTGCACAGCACGGCGGTATTATAGCTCATGTTGTGTACAATAACCAAACGTTCCCCTTcatgtttggaggggatcttatTCATCCACCTTGTAATACAAACACTCAACACATACCTTGAATTTCTCATGTTCTGCTTATACTCTATATACAGCTGGAACATATGTGACAGCAGTGTCTGtcttttcaaatataaaatgctGATTACTAAATGATAAATGGTTGTTCTGTGTGTTGTGAAAGACAGATCTTACAAGTCGCCCATTACAAACCAtgtctctgctgttttctgtctcagGTGGATGATGTCATTGCAGAGCTGCGGCTGCGACAGTGTGCACACACCAGGGTGGGAAACGACTATGTGAGGGGTGTTTctggaggggagaggaggagagtcaGTATAGCTGTCCAGCTTCTCTGGAACCCtggtgagaggaaaaaaaaaaaaaaagaggacagagaTAACCTCTGAAACTCTTGATTTTCTCCTTAAGTTTCATCTTGAAGTGTCAACCTTGTGAAGCATCTCATAGAGCCGTAACTCACTCACAAATTCAAGACCATATTCACATTTATCAGGCAGATTCACatgcagatgatgatgatgaatctTACTGGTGTTCCTGATTTTTCCTCTAGCAAAACCATGAGTTTCACATTTGcggttttgagtgaaatatctgaacaactatcagatggattgtcatgatatttgtcacacacattcatgttcccctcaggaggAATTGTACTTACTtttgtgatcccctgacttttcatatAGTGCCGTCATCAGGTCAAAAGTTTGTTTGATgcagtactttggtttatgagcaaatacctgcaaaactgatAACACTCTCATCAATGTCAGGTTTACTTTGCGtctagtgctaattagcaaaaaCATGGTAAACGTCACATCAGGCACTGGTGATCTTCCCAGCCGTGTTCACTATGCGCTGCAGGGTCTTGCGGTTGGAGGCAGTGCAGCTCCCAAACCACACAGTGATGCAGCTGGTCAGGATGTTCTCAATGATGCCTCGGTAGAAGGAGTACATGATGGGTGCCGGGGCTCTTGCTCTCACTCTCTGCTGGGCTTCCTTGGCAAGTGATGCAATGTTATTAGTCCAGGAGAAGTCCTCAGTGATGTACACACCCAGAAATCTGGTGCTGCTCACCGGCTCCACAGCAGTCAGTGGGGGGTGTTGGGTGTGGGCTCTGTGGAAGTCAATAACAATCTCCAATCTTTCTCCTGTTTTCTTTGCACCACATGACAGGTTGGTTCACctcatttctgctttttgatTCGTCAAAATGGAAATGGTTGGAACTGTAATTTGGTGCACAGTCATGGGTCAGCAGGGTGAGGAGCAAGGGACTTTGGGGGTCCCCGTGCTCAGTGTAGTGATGCTCGATGCGTTATTGCCAATCCTTACTGACTGTGGTCTCTCAGTGAGAAAGTCTAGTATCCGGTTGCAGAGTGAGGTGTTCAGGCCCAGCAGGTCCAGTTTCCTTATCAGCTGCTGAGGGATGATGGTGCTGAATGCTGAACTGAAATCTATGAACAGCATTCTCATAAGACCTACTGTAACAATCCTGCTGATAACACCTCATAGTTCACCAAAACTCATTAAGATgtaacatacaaaacatttaaaaactgaatggTACCTTCCCCATAGAGCAGTTGTTTATTTAGTGAACTTTTCAAAGTTTAGTGAACCTGTCCTTATAAGATGAAACCTTTTCCAGCTCTTATCAAAATCTATGCACACTATTATACCTGTCTGTGTGGATTATTGAACTATTCTTCTTTTATATTTCAGGTATTTTGATTCTGGACGAGCCCACGTCAGGTTTGGACAGCTTCACAGCCCACAACCTGGTGATCACACTGTCCCGCCTGGCCCGGGGAAACCGCCTGGTCTTGCTGTCGGTCCACCAGCCTCGATCAGATATCTTCCAGCTGTTTGACCTCGTCGTCCTGCTCTCATCAGGTTCAGCTGTTTACTGCGGCCCTGCTCGTGACATTGTGCCTTACTTCACTGCACTGGGATACCCCTGCCCACGATACTGCAACCCCTCTGACTTCTatggttagtgtgtgtgtagaaaacTGCCAAAAAACATCATCTTACTAGACCCAAAAATTGCTGAAAGTTATCACCAATGCTCTCATTCTCACTCACAAATTTAGGACCAAGAAATGTACCAGCAGTGCTCAATGTTTCCTAGGACAGCAAAATATTTCGGACACTGCAGTCTTTATCTGCTTTATCTGTCCTATTAgtgaaaaatactgtaactcTTGAAACACCCATCATGTTAAATGTAACCcattttatatgtgtgtgtgtgtgtccagttgATCTGATCAGTATAGACCGGCGCAGTCCGGAGCAAGAGGCCGAGTGTTTGGAGCGGGCCAGAGTTCTGGCTGAGCTCTTCAACGAAAAGGTCAGAGACACAGACGATCACATGTGGAAACCAGCTGGGAGCAGCACAGCACCAACACAAACTGGCAGGTAGGTTTGTGTGTAagtttggtttcttttctctGCATGTACACATATTTTTCCCAACTTTTCTCTTGTTTATAATCAATCTTATCTTACAAATTCTGATTTATTTCTCCTCTCTTATACTCTTCTCTCCTTAACTTAACAATTAGATTAGTCCATCATCAGAAAATGGCAACTATTTTTGTAAATGGAATAatcatttttagtcattttttaagcaaaaatgccaaacatttgcattAAATATGATTGAGATTTGATGATTtcctttgtcatacatgataatacACTGAGTATTTTATCTGGGTTATGCactgttagttggacaaaacaagacatgaaatgcacatgtttttaaagtaaaatattgtcaaaatatttccaaaaaatTACTCTCCATTATCATAAATTGGCATTTTTGGGTCAGAAAGAGCCAATACTCTTATTGGATGTTTCTAGAGAGGTACCTTCTCCCCATTACTCATGCAGACACAAAACTCAGGACATTTAAGAATTTTAGATGATTAATTTCTAGAGATTCATTATCAATGTTTATGATTTATGGGAAACTTGTTCCAGTGTACTAAcccattgtttttattctgccTGCATCCCCTGCAGCTCTCAGCAGCCCAGCGAGGTAGCAGGAGAAGAAGTCATCACTATCTCCAAGCAGAGAAACAGATTGCCTGGCAGACTACACCAATTTACCATCCTCATCAGGTaagagcaacacacacagatcctTAACACAGACGGAGCACAAGAGTCAAgagggacacacacatacacaccaacctcccctcctttcctctcccttAGGCGTCATATGTATAATGACTACAGAGACCTGGTCACCTTATTGGTCCACGGCTTCGAGGCCCTCCTCATGTCACTGCTGGTCGGTTGTCTCTACTACGGGGCAGGAGAGGAACGTCTCTCCATTCAGGACACCGTGGCTCTCCTCTACATGATCGGAGCTCTCACCCCGTTTGCTGTGGTGCTGGACGTCATAGCTAAATGTGAGTaatggcagcagtttaggaggatgagaggagaagagaggagactTTTGCTCTCCCTTGTTTATTAGAAAGTATTTCCCTATTGTCAAATAGTCATGTCATGTAGTTAATGAAGTTTACATTCAAGTTCAGACCTTAGTGTCTTCAGAAGAGTTTGGGAAAGTTATTTAAGTTATCAACAAGTTATCAGACAGATTTGTGAGTTGGACACAGAGTTCTTGGACTCTAACAAGGTATTTGATTAACTGCAGAGATAGTAAGATTATGTCTATCCAAAAGCCATTATGAATCAAGTTCAAGTCAGGTCAAGGTCACGTGACAAGAAAAGGTACAGAACTGATGCCAAGTGAACTTATGAGTCATAGAGTTGAATACTGTAACACTGCCTGCATAACACACTGAGGCCCaaagaacacagaaaatgtCTATAAAATGGGGGTTAGGGTTTCTAtcataatacatatatattatatttatgttgCTGGAGAGCCTCCATGACTCGTGATACTGTGCACCAAGTGTCGTCAGAATAATTTAATGTTCTCTGcaggtcacacagagagagcCATGCTCTACCACGAGCTGGAGGACGGCATGTACTCTGTCACCTCTTACTTCTTCGCCAAGGTAAACCACAGTGATAAAAACGGGATCTCCAGTAGGGGTCAGTCTTGCTCCATGCTGGACTGACagtgatgtacagtactgtaatgTGGTACTGGAAAGCACAGGGGAACTAtgagacactgtgtgtgtgtctgcatgcaaaTTCACCAGCCAGGTGTGTTTCTTCTGaatttatgtatatttaaatatatgctTTCTCTACATTTAGATCCTGGGGGAGTTACCAGAGCACTGTGTGTTCACCTTGGTTTACGGTCTGCCTATCTATTGGCTGGCCGGGCTCAACGAGGCTCCGGACCGTTTCCTGCTCAACTTCTTGCTGGTGTGGCTGATGGTTTACTGCAGCCGAGCCATGGCTCTGTTTGTAGCTGCTGCTCTGCCCACCCTGCAGACCTCAGCATTCATGGGCAACGCTTTGTTCACTGTCTTTTATTTGACTGGAGGTTTTGTCATCAACCTGGAGAACATGTGGCTCGGTGAGGAAACGGATGCACACAAAGATCTGGTTAATTATGCTGAGGGATGAGATTTGCTAGGAGCCGGAGGAATAAGggggaggaaagaaaacagtttgCTGTTCAGTGTGTGATGTCAatacttgtgtgtatttttaacttTCCAGTGGCCTCGTGGTTCTCTCACGCCTCCTTCATGCGTTGGGGTTTTGAGGGAATGCTGCAGGTGCAGTTCAGAGGCAACAAGTACCCCGTCACCATTGGAAACCTTACCATAAATGTTGATGGATTACACGTGagttaaaaacagacacacaaacacagaatcaTACACAGACATTAATGAAACAGTTGTGCGTCTAAGGTAAAATAAGGTAAAATTatccttttattttaaaggaaacCAAAGTAATGTTCACAAACCAACATctttctcatcctctctctgtttgtctctcaggtGGTGGAGGCCATGAACATGAACCAGTACCCTCTGTACTCCTGCTACCTGGTGCTGCTGGCAGTCTGTCTGTGCTTCATGGCGCTCTATTACGTGGCCCTAAAATTTATCAAACAGAAGTCCAGTCAAGACTGGTGAACAAATCTGGACCAATTTCTACAATCAGACCAAATGTCATCTGAAGTCACACACAAATTCAGGGGCACAGTTTACTATAGGAAGCggtaaaaaaaactaatttgggTTCTAGTTCGACTGGTTCGACACTGAGCCACGCttcctgttgtttgttttagtgtTAACTGTTCTCATTTCAGAGTGAAAAACTCTTAATTTAGGAGAGGAAAATgatatatttgtattgtatttttagaatctttacaaaaatgtcaacatcagAAACTCTCTAGCACTCTTTTAAATGGTAGAAACACACGTCATAACCACCCTGGCACCTCAAGGTGTGAAAAATATCACACATAATACCTAAAAGTGCATCAGTTCCTCTCATTGTTGAGTGATGAAAACGACCTCAACATGTACCCAGCGTTAACAGTTTAAATAAGGAGTGTTTAGTAAATTTTAAGGAAAAAGAAAGTTGAGAGTTAGTGTGAAACAGTAGAAGCACTTCTTGCAGTAACGATGTCTGCTGCTGGATGGCAGCAGAGCTCTGCAGTAAAACCAAAGttaaaattatgattttttttctttttcctttctctccctctcttcttcatcttgGCAAATGATTAGAGCGCCACTTTGGCAGATATCCATCTGGAGCTTTTGCTTGTTCCATTTtcaatcttctttttttctacagCTTTATCTTTTTTGTATATGTAAGGTTATTAAGCTTAACAATGTGTGTGCCAGTATAGGGAGCACTGAAAAAAAGCCTAGTAGAGATTTAGTAAGTcacactcagaaaaaaaaagagcttgtACTTGTTGTGTCCTCATAGATTGAAGATTATGTaagctgtgtgtttttgcactggTGCAAAAGCCTGATAAATATATTACCTACATAGTTTAAGTCCAAATTAGTAAAGTATTAAATCAAATTCCTCCTCTTtagtatgtttatttttgtctccATACTTTCTGCCAGTTTCATCGTCTCTCATTGCaatacagtttcattttccATCATTCTTCACTTTCCTTCACACTGGTTGTTATTTCAGCACTGCAAAATCCTTTAAATGGTTCTTTGTGTGAAACCACAAGGGAATTAATCCAAGTACATATAACACTATGAAGATAATCTAGAAATGTTCAAGGGAAAAATATCCcctcatgtttatttaaaaaaagtcactttATTAAAAAACGTATTACTTAATCACTTTCTCACAGCGTTACAAAAGGCAAACAATGATGGGGTTTGTACAAACTTGCCAAGATGAGCACTGGTTCATAAGTTCATAACACAAATTCCCTGTAACCATGTTACTTCTCCTGCGTCCTAATTTGTTTCCCAAATGAGCTCCGCTGTCTGGGCTGACCCTCTGACGTCAACCAGTACACAATCTTCTTGGGAAACAACCGGTGTGTATTATCTGAGGCCGGCCTCTGACGGGGTCAAGAACAGCTTGTTACATGAAACAGGAACATCAGGGGCCGATATTGGAGAGCAacagggattaaagcaagaaaagatctgtgagcctgaaaagttgtccagggGGAAATGTGTACAATGTTTTGAATTGAGtattaaatgaatttaaaactgttcTGTGCCTGAAATCACAATGCCTGAGAACTTTAAACCCTGGAGCAAAAAAGGGTTCAAAGCCAAGAGAGGGAGGCTGCAGATGCAGGTCAGGggacagaagagagaagaggtTGGGTTAGAGTTGAGCTTAAGACTGCACAGGACAGTTTTAAGATTCAATTTGTGATGAAATATTATGCAAAATCAAACTGATGACAATATTCTTTTGCGTCTTACCAGCGTGGAAACATTTGATGGTGAAAATGGAGGGTAAGGatattttttccagttttaaattaaacatataatTCCATAGTTTAAGAAggtataaaacatattttgttgagaAAAGGACGGCACTTCCGCCTGGTATGGACCTTTGTCACCAAACTATTAGCTGTGTCACAAATCCATACTACGTATTAATTTCAGGTTCAAGTATGTAGTGTGTTAAgactggaaaagtgacaaaaggAAGTATACATATGAAAAAACGCTCGATACGTACTGTTGATGTACActattctcccacaatgcaatgcacaaagtAAGTTCAGCAGTTGcacacagctggaaaaaaaactaattggGGATGTAATGGGAGTCATTGTAAAGTATCCGAGTATCTTGAAAagcactttttaaataaaatgtaatatttatttattttttattggaacagaacagaaaaaaactaagttttggaaaaaaaacatttttctgccGTACCTTTAATTGGAAGCAATATTCTAAAGCTGCAGTTTGATGTATGTTGACTTCTTGTTTACTGACTGCAACAACAGTTGACTATGAACAAAAGTACATCGatcaataaattgattaaacgacaggaaattaattggcaactatttttttaatcaaataatcattttagtaatttcTTAAGGAAAAATtcctggttgcagcttcttaaatgtgatgatttaaagCTTATGTGTAATACATGATAATTAATGAGATGATAtccataaactgaatatcttttggattttagactgttgatctgacaaaacaagacatttgaagatgtcatagtttttcattattttgacattttatgcacgaaaaaaattaaagaaaataatttgcagattaatcaataatgaaaataacagttagttgcagcccaacagtatatactgtatacagtaagAATGTAGTAAGAAAGTGGGACACTACATTAGTGTAGTGTCttggcaggaaaaacacaggtgtagtTAATAAATTAACGAGGACCGGTTTTTAATTAGGCGTGTCACGGCTGTGGTATTGTGTATATTGGCTCACTGGGACACCTGACTGGAactgagccatcattaatgCTTTTAGTTCCACCTGTGATTTCCCTGCTGCCCTGAGAAAAACTCTACTGTACGACTGATTAAACACCGtttgaaacacacaaagactAAGGCACAAAAACCAGATTCCTAACATCATTTATTAGCATAAATACTTCTGTACATTctccacatcatcatcatcatcttcatcaacaTTATCAATAACGCAGTGGACAGAGTAACATCCAACAGTtataacacaatacaacaatagCTGGGCTCAAACGacttgtataaaaaaaaaaagaaaccgtCAAAGGAAGAAGACAGAGGGATTTGGATGGAGGTaagaggaggggaggatgaATCTTTATTCCTCTGCTGTCGTCTGGGCTTTGGCAGCTCTCTCTTTCAGCTTGTCTGCATAAAACTTGAATGACTCCtggaaagagaaacaaagagagtcGAATTAGCATCAAACATATTCACGACGAGCTGCGCATAAATGCTCACCTGCCTCATAGTGAGGCTGtaagaggtttgtgtgtgtgtgtgtgtgtgtgtgtttccatctcGCCTCTTTCCAAAAGTAAGCCCTCCTGGGTCTGTCTAAATAGTCTCCACTCTCCAACCAGGTTGTCTCGTTTCATCTTTAAATCCCCATTAATACACAAATAAGGGATTTGTAGTACACTccccatacacacacttttcgctctctgcttctgtttctggCAAATTAATCAGTGTTTTGATCCAGACAAAGTGTTGTGGTGGGTGTTTTttggaggaggggagggggggagaagGTGAGAGCTTTTCTGCAGATTACGCCGGCTCCTGACAATGTACGCTTGTTTATTAATGTAGCAGTTAATGCTGATAAATAGCTGTGTTCACTTTAGAAGGAGGGACTACACCTAATgctatctagccatgcagatactGCAGCTTTGGTTTAATTTGTGCACATTTtaagatttctgcctccatcttGGCAcaatttgttatattttattatattatatagaAAACTAGAAATACTGCCTCGTGCTTGTACGCCTCCatcaaccagtcaagttgcagtttatgcccatgtctgtccagactcatataatatttgtagtgaagacaataataatatataacatttaataaaaggtattaagtcTATTTTcattgtatgtgttcacatgtttggccaGTAAAGCTGAAAAAGTtgacaaagcttcagatatggatgctGCCCGGCGgcacagaagatctatacaatcgtcacagtttcaaggtgggaacCAAAGATTAGTGTCACCCATTCAGTGTccaaccaaatgtgaaatatggtcacatctccccttctgttcctgagttatggtgttgaataatgtccagaaaagtgttttttgcagaacattatgatgccacagtgaagttgacctttgaccttttggatataaaatgtcatcacttcatcattttatcctattacacatttgtgtgaaactttgtcataattaacgtatgaattcttgagttatggcaaaaaaatgtgttttgtgaggtcacagtgaccttgacttttgaccaccaaaatctgatcagttcatccttgagtccaagtggatgttCTTTTGACAAATTTGACAATCCAAGAACATAATCCCTCCGGCCACGGCTGTCACTGGCGCGGAGGCATAAAAATCGGGCTGGACTGTAGGTAAATGCTACCATTTAGCAGTTAGCTCGCCTGCTAACTGGTAGCATTAACTTCTGTCATGCTGGCATGCCAGCGTGATATCAGCTCTATGGTGCACATCCTGCTAGTTATCCGAAACAACACACTAGCGCTTCTACACATAatcaactgtttgcttttcagctgtgaaattaatttgattgTATTGTTAGTTTGGTTTCGCACCTCAATATCCGTTTTAAACAAGGTCGAGTAGGCTGTCACTactttttaatgcagctttgcaCACCTGCTCTTATTTACTTATGGAACTGTTTGTGTTATAATTTATATCTTTCATGGGttgtatgttttcatgttgtttgtgAGCCCCTAAACTAAGACAAATTCCTATCATTATGTTatagacaataaagttttttgaatcttgaatctttaaTACCGTTCAGAAACTTGCAAAATAGCcttaaaaaccaacatgaaaaagaatcGTGATAAGATCGTGGATCGTGATCCTGCCTGAAAAAAATTGTGATATGATATTTTTGCCATATCGCCCACCTCTACTACAGAACACACAGTCCCTATGAAAACTGAACACCATGTTCTGTGGA
This genomic stretch from Thunnus albacares chromosome 14, fThuAlb1.1, whole genome shotgun sequence harbors:
- the abcg8 gene encoding ATP-binding cassette sub-family G member 8, whose product is MDTDKDNGLNHTNGSSQRQDTELFSSEEDSSLYFTYSGGRNELEVNNLHYEVDTAAQIPWYERLSEFKLPWEIKGNKQTAINKLSLRVRSGQMLAVIGSSGCGKTSLLDIITCRDEGGSMTSGQVLINGKPNTPQLVKKNIAHVRQDDRLLPHLTVRETLVFVAKLRLPTHFTQAQRDQRVDDVIAELRLRQCAHTRVGNDYVRGVSGGERRRVSIAVQLLWNPGILILDEPTSGLDSFTAHNLVITLSRLARGNRLVLLSVHQPRSDIFQLFDLVVLLSSGSAVYCGPARDIVPYFTALGYPCPRYCNPSDFYVDLISIDRRSPEQEAECLERARVLAELFNEKVRDTDDHMWKPAGSSTAPTQTGSSQQPSEVAGEEVITISKQRNRLPGRLHQFTILIRRHMYNDYRDLVTLLVHGFEALLMSLLVGCLYYGAGEERLSIQDTVALLYMIGALTPFAVVLDVIAKCHTERAMLYHELEDGMYSVTSYFFAKILGELPEHCVFTLVYGLPIYWLAGLNEAPDRFLLNFLLVWLMVYCSRAMALFVAAALPTLQTSAFMGNALFTVFYLTGGFVINLENMWLVASWFSHASFMRWGFEGMLQVQFRGNKYPVTIGNLTINVDGLHVVEAMNMNQYPLYSCYLVLLAVCLCFMALYYVALKFIKQKSSQDW